A DNA window from Enterobacter cloacae subsp. cloacae ATCC 13047 contains the following coding sequences:
- a CDS encoding YjaG family protein → MLQNPIHLRLEKLESWQHVTFMACLCERMYPNYAAFCKQTEFGDGHIYRRILDLIWETLTVKDAKVNFDSQLEKLEEAIPVADDFDLYGVYPAIDACVALSELIHSRLSGETLEHAIEVSKASITTVAMLEMTQAGREMTDEELRANPAVEQEWDIQWEIFRLLAECEERDIELIKGLRADLREAGESNIGIIFNQ, encoded by the coding sequence CAGCACGTCACCTTTATGGCTTGCCTGTGCGAGCGCATGTATCCGAACTACGCCGCGTTCTGCAAGCAGACGGAGTTTGGTGATGGCCATATTTATCGCCGGATCCTCGACCTCATCTGGGAAACGCTGACGGTCAAAGACGCAAAGGTGAACTTCGACTCTCAGCTGGAAAAACTCGAAGAGGCTATTCCGGTGGCGGATGATTTTGATCTGTACGGTGTCTATCCGGCAATTGATGCCTGCGTAGCGTTAAGCGAACTGATTCACTCTCGTCTGAGCGGTGAAACGCTGGAGCACGCTATTGAAGTCAGTAAGGCATCCATTACGACCGTAGCAATGCTCGAAATGACCCAGGCAGGCCGTGAAATGACCGACGAAGAGCTGCGGGCTAACCCTGCTGTTGAACAGGAATGGGATATTCAGTGGGAGATTTTCCGCCTGCTGGCAGAGTGTGAAGAACGCGATATTGAGCTGATAAAAGGGCTGCGTGCGGACTTGCGTGAGGCCGGCGAGAGTAATATTGGTATAATTTTTAACCAATGA
- the hupA gene encoding nucleoid-associated protein HU-alpha, whose protein sequence is MNKTQLIDVIADKADLSKVQAKAALESTLAAITESLKEGDAVQLVGFGTFKVNHRAERTGRNPQTGKEIKIAAANVPAFVSGKALKDAVK, encoded by the coding sequence ATGAACAAGACTCAACTGATTGATGTAATTGCGGACAAGGCTGATCTGTCTAAAGTGCAGGCTAAAGCTGCTCTGGAATCTACCCTGGCTGCTATTACTGAGTCTCTGAAAGAAGGCGATGCTGTACAACTGGTTGGTTTCGGTACCTTCAAAGTGAACCACCGCGCTGAGCGTACTGGCCGCAACCCGCAGACCGGTAAAGAAATCAAAATCGCCGCAGCTAACGTGCCGGCATTTGTTTCTGGTAAAGCACTGAAAGACGCAGTTAAGTAA
- a CDS encoding DUF1481 domain-containing protein: MNSFNEGAATPLLSFWRGALALAGVLLLSACSHDTSLPPFTASGYADNQGAVRIWRKDSGGEVHLLSAFSPWHNGNTSTAEYRWQGDDLSFIELNIYGKTPEHVKVRFDDHGELSFMQREVNAQKQQLSSDQVALYRYRAGQIRQTSDALRQGRVVLRQGRWHTDGTVTTCEGQTVKPDLESWATEHIQRRQRHSSMEVSVAWLEAPEGSQLLLVANEDFCTWQPTEKSF, translated from the coding sequence GTGAACAGTTTTAACGAAGGGGCGGCAACGCCCCTTTTGTCATTCTGGCGTGGCGCGCTCGCGCTGGCGGGCGTGTTACTGCTTTCCGCCTGTAGCCATGACACCTCTTTACCACCGTTTACCGCCAGCGGTTACGCTGACAACCAGGGAGCGGTGAGGATCTGGCGTAAAGATTCTGGCGGTGAAGTGCATCTGCTTTCCGCTTTTAGCCCGTGGCATAACGGCAATACATCGACCGCAGAGTATCGCTGGCAGGGAGACGACCTGTCATTCATCGAACTCAATATCTACGGCAAAACCCCCGAACATGTAAAAGTGCGGTTTGATGACCACGGCGAGCTGAGTTTTATGCAGCGTGAAGTCAACGCTCAAAAACAGCAACTCTCCAGCGATCAGGTTGCTCTCTATCGTTATCGTGCCGGACAAATCCGCCAGACCAGTGATGCGCTGCGTCAGGGACGCGTGGTGCTGCGCCAGGGGCGCTGGCATACCGATGGTACGGTCACTACCTGCGAAGGGCAGACAGTCAAACCTGATCTTGAATCCTGGGCAACCGAACATATTCAGCGCCGTCAGCGTCATTCATCGATGGAAGTGAGTGTGGCGTGGCTTGAAGCGCCTGAAGGCTCTCAGCTGTTGCTGGTGGCGAACGAAGATTTCTGCACCTGGCAGCCGACAGAAAAGAGTTTTTGA